A genomic window from Shewanella vesiculosa includes:
- a CDS encoding SCO family protein: MLKIIIALGLILLAIGGGVAYQKMQTEPMVLATSYVFEQQRALAPFTLADQYGNTFNNQSLQGKWSLFFIGYTACPDVCPTTLNKLAAAYPQLQKIAKNIQVVFVSADPKRDTQAKRLDYINFFNQDFIAVTAQHADLFPFSRDLGFVYAMVGDGSDYQVDHSASYVLVSPRVEKIAVFKPKPQPGQLAQILNAELIADFEQIVKSWQ, encoded by the coding sequence ATATTGAAAATAATCATAGCATTAGGGCTGATATTATTAGCCATAGGCGGAGGTGTTGCTTACCAAAAGATGCAAACAGAACCTATGGTACTGGCAACCAGTTATGTATTTGAACAGCAGCGGGCATTAGCACCATTTACATTAGCAGACCAGTACGGCAACACCTTCAATAACCAATCATTGCAAGGTAAATGGAGCTTATTTTTTATTGGTTACACTGCTTGCCCTGATGTATGCCCTACTACCTTGAATAAACTCGCCGCGGCTTATCCACAGCTACAAAAAATAGCCAAGAATATACAAGTGGTGTTTGTGTCGGCAGATCCTAAACGCGACACTCAAGCGAAACGTTTGGATTACATCAATTTTTTTAATCAGGATTTTATAGCGGTTACTGCACAACACGCTGATTTGTTTCCCTTCAGTCGTGACTTAGGCTTTGTATACGCTATGGTTGGAGACGGTAGCGACTATCAGGTAGACCATAGCGCATCTTATGTATTAGTTTCCCCCCGAGTAGAAAAGATTGCGGTATTTAAACCAAAACCTCAACCCGGCCAATTAGCGCAAATTCTTAATGCAGAACTGATTGCTGACTTTGAGCAAATAGTAAAATCCTGGCAATAG
- a CDS encoding polysaccharide deacetylase family protein, translating to MVKKIALWLALLSLSVLHLDANAVVILQYHHVSENTPKSTSVTPSQFAEQMQYLADNDFTVISLTDAVASIKHNTTLNHKSIVITFDDGYDSIIQNAAPILATHKFPYTVFISVAPIEAGYQGMMSWQDINTLSEQGVTIANHSWGHEHLIRRQGKETQDQWQARVEDNILATEAEILKRTGQSVKMFAYPYGEYTSKLEAILTKHGFVGFGQQSGAAGEYASLTALPRFPVANAYADLASLKVKFSSLPMPVTKQNISDPLLVSGQWRPKLILTLDTEDIYPHQVMCFIQGQGPKKPIWLSKNRLSIQASSDLAPGRSRYNCTAPSKTKTGYYWFSQAWIRPQDNGQWLEE from the coding sequence ATGGTTAAGAAAATAGCGTTATGGTTGGCATTGCTCAGTTTGAGTGTATTGCATTTAGATGCCAATGCAGTGGTTATTTTACAGTATCATCATGTGTCTGAAAACACGCCTAAAAGTACCAGTGTGACCCCGAGTCAGTTTGCTGAGCAAATGCAGTATTTAGCTGATAATGATTTTACGGTTATTTCTTTAACCGATGCTGTTGCTAGTATTAAGCATAACACGACCTTAAATCATAAAAGTATTGTGATTACCTTTGATGATGGCTATGACAGCATTATTCAAAATGCTGCACCTATTTTAGCCACACACAAGTTTCCATATACGGTATTTATTTCTGTTGCTCCGATTGAAGCAGGTTACCAAGGGATGATGAGCTGGCAAGATATTAACACTCTGTCAGAGCAAGGGGTGACAATAGCGAATCACAGTTGGGGGCATGAACATTTAATTCGTCGCCAAGGTAAAGAAACCCAAGACCAATGGCAAGCACGAGTTGAAGACAATATTCTCGCAACGGAAGCCGAGATCTTAAAACGTACTGGCCAAAGCGTAAAAATGTTTGCTTATCCTTACGGCGAATACACTAGCAAGTTAGAAGCTATTTTGACTAAACACGGCTTTGTTGGTTTTGGTCAGCAATCGGGGGCCGCTGGAGAGTATGCTTCATTAACGGCGTTACCGCGTTTCCCTGTGGCCAATGCTTACGCTGATTTGGCGAGTTTAAAGGTTAAATTTTCCAGTTTACCTATGCCTGTAACTAAGCAAAATATAAGCGACCCTCTACTTGTATCCGGCCAATGGCGACCTAAGTTGATATTAACCCTCGATACTGAAGATATTTATCCACATCAGGTGATGTGTTTTATTCAAGGGCAAGGCCCTAAAAAGCCCATTTGGTTAAGTAAAAATCGCTTATCGATTCAGGCATCATCAGATTTAGCCCCAGGACGTTCGCGTTATAATTGTACGGCACCGAGCAAAACAAAAACCGGTTATTATTGGTTTTCACAAGCGTGGATCCGCCCACAAGATAATGGGCAGTGGCTTGAAGAATAA
- the dinF gene encoding MATE family efflux transporter DinF, whose product MSVSTLLLNRQKNRQLLALATPMILSNITIPLLGLVDTAVIGHLGHAYYLGGVALGSTIITLMIWLLGFLRMSTTGLVAQAFGANDTSTQQQLLIQGCSLALTLGFVGVMLQSPLLNLALSLSDASEQVMLYCRQYVSIRIWSLPFALTNLVLLGWLLGRQKPKAAMWQLIIANSVNIILDIVFVMVFKWNVQGAALASVIADICAFSVALVMVKRQLIDMGGLKLSQVIAHLSWRGYARLLTLNRDIFIRSLCLQAAFSFMTFYGAGLGDNIIAANAVLLNLLMLISYALDGIAYYAEAEVGRAFGQKNPTLLHDSVVLAFCWSAIVAGLFSLLFWLAGPWIIQLLTNIEAVQDTANNYLIWLIFMPILAFGCYLFDGVYIGAAQGQTMRNSMIIATFAVYFPSWYLLQAWGNHSLWAAMSIFMLCRSVTLGWHYYYKLRYQLVSV is encoded by the coding sequence ATGTCAGTTAGTACACTACTGTTAAATCGCCAAAAAAATCGTCAATTATTGGCATTAGCAACACCTATGATCCTGTCTAATATTACCATTCCGCTCTTAGGATTAGTTGATACAGCTGTGATTGGGCATCTAGGACACGCTTATTATCTTGGTGGCGTAGCCTTAGGAAGTACCATCATCACCTTGATGATATGGTTGCTTGGTTTTTTACGTATGTCCACCACCGGACTTGTCGCGCAAGCCTTCGGGGCTAATGATACCTCAACTCAGCAACAATTACTGATACAAGGCTGCAGCTTAGCATTAACCTTAGGTTTCGTTGGCGTCATGCTGCAATCTCCTCTGCTCAATTTAGCGCTCAGTCTCAGTGATGCCAGTGAGCAAGTCATGCTCTATTGCCGCCAGTATGTGTCGATTCGAATCTGGTCCTTGCCTTTTGCCCTAACCAATTTAGTGCTACTGGGTTGGTTGCTTGGGCGCCAAAAGCCCAAAGCGGCTATGTGGCAGCTGATTATCGCCAACAGCGTCAATATTATTCTCGATATTGTATTTGTCATGGTATTTAAATGGAATGTGCAAGGCGCGGCATTAGCATCGGTTATTGCTGACATCTGTGCTTTTTCAGTGGCATTAGTCATGGTTAAACGCCAACTTATTGATATGGGTGGACTCAAATTAAGCCAGGTTATCGCGCATTTATCTTGGCGCGGTTATGCTCGTTTACTCACCTTAAATCGTGATATTTTTATTCGCAGTTTATGCTTACAAGCCGCGTTTAGCTTTATGACTTTTTATGGTGCCGGCTTAGGTGACAATATTATTGCCGCTAATGCCGTGCTGCTTAATTTACTGATGCTGATCTCTTATGCATTAGACGGCATAGCCTATTACGCCGAAGCAGAAGTGGGCCGCGCATTTGGGCAAAAAAATCCAACCTTACTCCATGACAGCGTAGTGTTAGCTTTTTGCTGGTCGGCAATAGTGGCAGGATTATTTAGCCTACTATTTTGGTTGGCAGGGCCGTGGATAATTCAGCTATTAACCAACATAGAAGCGGTGCAAGATACTGCCAATAATTACTTAATCTGGCTCATTTTTATGCCTATATTGGCGTTTGGCTGCTATTTATTTGATGGGGTATATATTGGCGCGGCACAAGGACAAACCATGCGAAATAGTATGATAATCGCGACCTTTGCAGTTTACTTTCCGAGTTGGTACCTGTTGCAAGCTTGGGGCAACCACAGCCTTTGGGCTGCGATGTCGATATTCATGCTATGTCGAAGTGTAACACTCGGCTGGCACTATTATTATAAACTCAGGTATCAACTGGTGAGCGTATAA
- a CDS encoding S9 family peptidase: protein MKRILWLVVSLCLFSHSSFANPLPVEAFASIPDVRFVSLSPDGKKIASLIRVSTNELEGQVLSIRDIKTNKDIFPLQTDNQKFVILSLTWANDDVILIESKYPSIRRGIPTTETRLMKYTLSDNKTTSVFSNHSLSRFYGYGLPQLQASVIDYLDNDPGHILMQIKGLGSKPQYESVIKVSLKTGAIKTLQPARMHIGDWLTDRQHNVRIGIYRDDTSYRIYEQKAAGEDLRILWEFEALAEDVIWPIGFDHDPNILYISAYHQGLKAIFKVNLTDPKLTKELVFHNENYDVEGWLVYSELKQKVIGLSTDIEGEYLFWDQDYIKLNNGLTAALPESHNAITQFSDDERRYIVYATGPIESGVYYFGNRDQNVLYPVAYRYSQLPPEILSTPKTVNYQARDGLAIEAFLTTPKDAIAKNLPTIIFPHGGPISYDSTTFDYWAQFLANRGYAVLQMNFRGSAGYGFNFMSSGLKNWGLEMQTDIEDGAHWLIGQGISDPKRMCIVGASYGGYAALMGVAITPDLYQCAISVAGVTDLEELVKSSRGYYNSKIVKKQIGDDYDDLYQRSPISKVASIKVPVLLIHGTKDRVVRVEQSEKMYDALKDLQKPVKYIELENGDHYLSNNQHRLTTFIEIERFLAANLGVQ, encoded by the coding sequence ATGAAACGGATTTTATGGCTTGTTGTTAGTTTATGTCTATTTTCGCATAGCTCTTTTGCCAACCCCCTGCCTGTAGAAGCCTTCGCCAGCATCCCAGATGTCCGCTTTGTTAGCTTATCACCAGACGGAAAAAAAATAGCATCTCTCATTCGAGTCAGTACTAATGAGCTTGAAGGTCAAGTACTCTCTATTCGCGACATTAAAACCAATAAAGATATTTTCCCATTACAGACTGACAACCAAAAATTTGTCATCTTATCGTTAACCTGGGCAAATGATGATGTCATCTTAATCGAATCTAAATATCCTTCTATTCGTCGAGGCATACCCACAACCGAAACCCGCTTAATGAAATACACACTGAGCGACAACAAAACCACAAGTGTCTTTTCTAATCACTCGCTATCGCGCTTTTACGGGTATGGGTTACCGCAATTACAAGCATCGGTTATTGACTACCTTGACAATGATCCCGGTCATATCCTAATGCAAATTAAAGGCTTAGGTTCTAAACCACAATATGAAAGCGTCATTAAAGTCAGTTTAAAAACCGGCGCTATCAAGACATTACAACCGGCACGTATGCATATTGGAGACTGGTTAACCGATAGGCAGCACAACGTGCGTATTGGTATTTATCGCGATGACACAAGCTACCGTATTTACGAGCAAAAAGCAGCGGGTGAAGATCTGCGTATATTATGGGAGTTCGAAGCGCTAGCAGAAGATGTCATCTGGCCTATCGGTTTCGACCATGATCCTAATATCTTGTATATCAGCGCCTATCATCAAGGTCTAAAAGCCATCTTTAAAGTCAACTTAACAGACCCAAAATTGACTAAAGAGCTGGTGTTTCACAATGAAAATTACGATGTTGAAGGCTGGTTAGTTTATTCTGAACTAAAGCAAAAAGTGATTGGTTTAAGCACCGACATTGAAGGCGAATATCTGTTCTGGGATCAAGACTATATCAAGTTAAATAATGGTCTAACGGCAGCATTACCCGAGTCACACAATGCCATCACCCAGTTCAGTGATGATGAACGTCGTTACATCGTTTATGCAACTGGCCCAATTGAATCTGGGGTGTATTACTTTGGCAATAGAGATCAAAATGTACTTTACCCTGTGGCTTATCGATACAGCCAATTGCCACCAGAGATATTATCAACACCTAAAACAGTTAATTACCAGGCTCGCGATGGTTTAGCCATTGAAGCCTTTTTAACCACCCCAAAAGACGCTATCGCCAAAAACTTACCGACCATTATCTTTCCTCATGGCGGGCCAATTAGCTATGACTCAACCACCTTTGATTATTGGGCGCAGTTTTTAGCTAACCGCGGTTATGCAGTACTGCAAATGAACTTTCGTGGCTCGGCAGGTTATGGCTTCAACTTTATGAGCTCGGGTCTTAAAAACTGGGGCCTAGAGATGCAAACCGACATTGAGGATGGTGCTCACTGGCTGATAGGCCAAGGTATTAGCGATCCTAAACGCATGTGTATTGTTGGTGCGAGTTACGGCGGTTATGCCGCATTAATGGGTGTGGCTATCACACCTGATCTGTATCAATGTGCCATTAGTGTTGCGGGCGTCACAGACCTTGAAGAATTAGTTAAATCATCGCGTGGATACTACAATAGTAAAATTGTTAAAAAACAAATTGGTGATGATTACGATGATTTATATCAGCGATCACCGATTAGCAAAGTGGCCAGTATTAAGGTACCAGTGTTATTAATCCACGGTACGAAAGATCGTGTGGTGCGCGTAGAGCAAAGTGAAAAAATGTATGATGCGCTTAAGGATTTACAGAAGCCAGTAAAGTATATCGAATTAGAAAATGGCGATCATTACTTAAGTAATAACCAACACCGTCTTACTACATTTATTGAAATAGAACGCTTTTTAGCAGCTAATCTTGGAGTACAATAA
- a CDS encoding FKBP-type peptidyl-prolyl cis-trans isomerase: protein MTEQLIITDLEIGKGKAAVKGALITTRYSGRLADGTQFDASDAFQCVIGTGRVIKGWDQGIIGMNVGGKRQLSVPAHLAYGERQMGDRIPANSDLFFDIELLEVLTRDD, encoded by the coding sequence ATGACCGAACAATTGATTATTACCGACCTTGAGATCGGCAAGGGTAAAGCGGCAGTAAAAGGGGCATTAATTACCACTCGCTACAGTGGACGTTTAGCCGATGGCACTCAATTTGATGCGTCAGATGCATTTCAATGTGTTATCGGCACAGGCAGAGTAATTAAAGGTTGGGACCAAGGTATTATCGGTATGAATGTTGGCGGTAAAAGACAACTATCAGTACCGGCACATTTAGCCTATGGTGAGCGTCAAATGGGTGATCGTATTCCAGCAAACTCTGATTTATTCTTTGATATAGAATTACTTGAAGTGCTCACTCGAGACGACTAA
- the nfuA gene encoding Fe-S biogenesis protein NfuA, with protein sequence MITISDTAQAHFVKLLADQPEGTHIRVFVISPGTAQAECGVSYCPPDAAEADDVELPFNGFSAMVDEKSAPFLDDASIDFVTDQLGSQLTLKAPNAKMRKVSGDAPLVERIEYVIQSEINPQLASHGGNIMLVEITDAGVAVLQFGGGCNGCSQVDITLKDGIEKQLLDMFPTELTGVRDVTEHQHGDHSYA encoded by the coding sequence ATGATCACCATTTCCGATACAGCTCAGGCCCATTTCGTCAAACTATTGGCCGATCAACCTGAAGGCACTCACATTCGTGTGTTTGTTATCAGTCCTGGTACTGCACAAGCAGAGTGTGGTGTGTCTTATTGTCCACCCGATGCTGCTGAAGCTGATGATGTTGAACTGCCTTTTAATGGCTTTAGCGCCATGGTTGATGAAAAAAGCGCGCCATTTTTAGATGATGCTAGCATTGATTTCGTAACTGATCAGCTTGGTTCGCAGTTAACCTTAAAAGCACCTAACGCTAAAATGCGTAAAGTGTCTGGCGATGCACCTCTTGTTGAACGTATTGAATACGTTATTCAGTCAGAAATTAATCCACAACTTGCCAGCCATGGCGGTAACATCATGCTGGTAGAAATTACCGACGCGGGTGTTGCAGTATTGCAGTTTGGTGGTGGGTGTAACGGTTGTTCTCAAGTTGATATCACTTTAAAAGATGGTATCGAGAAGCAGTTACTAGACATGTTCCCTACAGAATTGACTGGGGTGCGTGACGTGACAGAACACCAACACGGTGATCATTCTTACGCGTAA
- a CDS encoding ComF family protein — MLSINNSINITHILGLCVKRIQRARVILLGSLPNRCLLCQQRIDQMDYDQLFANQVLTGVCQVCLAASLYQHEVCLGCGREIALLQAYCGKCLKHTPNVVVAPCSYHQGLGPLIAAIKYQQQCAPLNAITQQLACRIALLIKHGIIRRPQVLIPVPLHPNRLRQRGFNQAWLIAKQLSRLTGIPLDDSCLTRVVDTAPQTGLAGKQRRKNCHGAFQLQAEIPYQRVALIDDVVTTGTTVDEISRLFSAQFVHVQTWCLARAEAPGLLD; from the coding sequence ATGCTGTCAATCAATAATTCAATCAACATCACCCACATATTAGGCTTATGCGTCAAGCGCATTCAGCGTGCTAGGGTTATTTTACTAGGCAGTTTACCCAACCGTTGCTTGCTGTGCCAGCAAAGGATAGATCAAATGGATTATGATCAATTGTTTGCTAATCAAGTGCTCACTGGTGTATGCCAGGTGTGTTTAGCGGCAAGTTTGTACCAACATGAAGTGTGTTTAGGTTGTGGCCGTGAAATCGCACTGTTGCAAGCATATTGTGGTAAATGCCTTAAACATACGCCCAATGTTGTAGTGGCACCTTGCAGTTATCATCAAGGATTAGGCCCTCTGATTGCCGCGATAAAATACCAACAACAATGTGCACCGCTTAACGCGATAACTCAGCAATTAGCTTGTCGAATTGCCTTACTGATTAAACATGGCATCATTAGGCGACCACAGGTGTTGATCCCTGTGCCTTTGCATCCAAATCGTTTACGACAGCGAGGCTTTAACCAAGCTTGGTTAATTGCGAAACAACTTAGCCGATTAACGGGTATTCCCCTAGACGACAGTTGCTTAACTCGGGTGGTTGATACTGCGCCGCAAACAGGCTTAGCGGGTAAACAGCGGCGCAAGAACTGCCATGGCGCATTCCAGTTACAAGCGGAGATTCCTTATCAGCGTGTTGCGTTAATTGATGATGTGGTGACAACCGGTACAACCGTAGATGAAATAAGCCGATTATTTAGTGCACAATTTGTTCATGTACAAACATGGTGCCTTGCGCGGGCTGAGGCTCCGGGATTATTAGATTAG